Below is a window of Candidatus Trichorickettsia mobilis DNA.
AGTGGCAAATGGAATTAATGGAAGCATGTGAACTTGCTTCTGGGCATATTTCATTATATCAATTGACTGTTGAAAAAGGCACGGCATTTTATAAATTATTTCATGATGGGAAATTATCACTGCCCAATAATGATTTAGCAGCGCAAATGTATGAATGGACTACGGAATACCTTGCGACACAAGGTTATACAAGATACGAGATTTCAAATTACGCTAAAGACTCTTATGAATGTGTGCATAATTTGACTTATTGGAATTACCAGAGTTATCTAGGTATTGGTCCTGGAGCTCATAGTAGGATTATATCCAAGAACTCTGTATGTAGTATAATGATGTATCATAATCCAGCAAAGTGGTTAAGTGCTGTTCTGAAATCTGAGGCTGGTATTCAGTCATCAGCTAATTTAAGTGCAATAGAAGCGATCACTGAATGTGTGATGATGGGACTACGTTTAAAGGAAGGGATTAATATTAAGAATCTTTGGTGGTTAAGCGATTGTGTCGAAATGAAAGATGTAATCAACCTGGATATGGTGAAGTATTATTACAACTTAGGACTATTAATATATTCAGATAAGTATATTTATTTTACTAATAAAGGTTTGATGTTGCATAATTATTTGGTACCAAGGTTATTGGTATCCGAGTATAAGTTAATAAGCTAAATGTTTGTTAGTAAATCAAAGTTTAATATAGATTAAAATTATTGACATTTAGGATTTTATCAATTATTACTCATAATCTCCAGAAAAGAATAGATTCTTCGAAAACTGCATATAAGAAAGGAATTCTTGGAAAAAGAAGGGGAGCACCGCAAGCAGTCTCTTGTTTGTTGCGGAGCGGAGACAAGTTTTGAGTGAGCAAAATTACCTGTTAGATACAGTTTCCGAAGAAGTCTAATAAGGCTACCTTAATTTTAAATAAGTTAATGAGGATATATGAAAGAAAAATTAGATAATCTTTTACAACAAGAAAATGTTGTCTTATTAAGACAAACTTTAGAGGAAACTCCGGAAGCAGGGCTAGTGTGGGTGCCAGAAATTGATCTAAAAACTATTATACAAAATGGGAATAATGATTTAGCGCAGCTTCTCATTGAGAAAGTAACGCATGTGAATGTTAATCAGATTTTAGATAATGGTCTGCCGTTACTGGCTAATGCTATTAATCCGATGAACCTTCCGGTGCCACAATTAGTACAAGCTCTACTCGCAAGAGTTGACCTAGATTATAATGTTCATTTTAACAACACAACTTTATTTGCTTATGCGGTAGAGTATCTGAGAACAGATATAGCACTACAATTATTAACTCATGGACAAATAGATTTTTCTGAGGTAGTAACTTCTGTGCTTAATGCTAACTGGGTTAGTACTATAAGTTTAGCTATTAAGTCTGGCGATCTAGGATTGGTAAACACAATATTAGCCTATCCACAAGTAGATGCGGTATTCTTGAATAATAATGCAGCAAATACGGTATTATTTAATACACCTCAAGCAGTAGCGACAGCATTGGTAGATAAAGGATTAAATGTAAATTTAGATGGAATAATCCAAGTTAATCCACAATTTGCCCAAACTTTAGTTGAACATGGTGTTAATGTAAATCAGCAGGTAAATGGCCAGAAATTGTTTGAATATGCGATTGATCATTTAGGTCAGACTTGCCCAACTTTTGTAGGCGCGATTCTAGCTAGTGATAATTTAGATCATACTCAACAAAATCACACAGAATTATTTGTTTATGCAATTACTCATGGTCGAGTTGATTTAGCGCAGCAGTTGTTGAACTTGGCACAGGTAGATTTGATACAAGCCCCTTATGGTAATAATGTAATTACCGAAGTAATCAACTCTGACGATCTAGGATTGGTAAACACAATATTAGCCTATCCACAAGTAGATGCGGTATTCTTGAATAATAATGCAGCAAATACGGTATTATTTAATACACCTCAAGCGGTAGCGACAGCATTGGTAGATAAAGGATTAAATGTAAATTTAGATGGAATAATCCAAGTTAATCCACAATTTGCCCAAACTTTAGTTGAACATGGTGTTAATGTAAATCAGCAGGTAAATGGCCAGAAATTGTTTGAATATGCGATTGATCATTTAGGTCAGACTTGCCCAACTTTTGTAGGCGCGATTCTAGCTAGTGATAATTTAGATCATACTCAACAAAATCACACAGAATTATTTGATTATGCAATTCTGCATCAGCGGTCTGATATAGCAAAGCAGTTGTTGAACTTGGCACAGGTAGATTTGATACAAGCTCCTTATGGTAATAATGTAATTACAGAAGTAATCAACTCCGGTGATTTGGAATTGGTAAACACAATATTAGCCTATCCACAAGTAGATGCGGGATTCTTGAATCAGAATGTTCTGCATATTGTCAATGCTCAAACATCTACTAATATTGCAGTAGCACTAGTAGAACATGGCTTGCTTGTCGATCACAATGATTTAGTTACTATAGATCAAACTAATCATGATCTAGCTGTACTTCTTGGACAAATACAAAATATTGACCTTTAATACTTTGATAGATAAAAAAGTCTGCATAGAAATATGCAGACTTGACTTTATTATTAAATAAATCTCTGATAGTTATTTACTAACCTCAACTCTGGATTAGATGAAAAGACGACTTTCCGAATACCTTGAGTTATAACCGTTTTGTAGAACTTAATGTCTAGATTATTTTTACCGTTTAATATACTTTTGCATATGTTGTTTGGCGAAGAAACTGGTACATATTTTATGGATGCTACTGCAATTAAAATCTGCCACAATAAAAGACGCTATAGGAATAAAACATTTGCTGGACTTGCCAAGCAAGGTAAGTCATCTATGGGCTTTTTTTATGGATTTAAACTACATTTGGTGATCAATGAAAAAGTTGAATTTATTGCGCTAAAAATGACTAAAGGAAACGTAGATGATAGAGTTCCAGTGCCTGATTTAACAAGGGATTTAACTGGTTTTATATATGCTGACAAAGGTTATATTAAACAAAATCTATTCGTCAACTTATATGGAAGAGGATTGAAAATGGTGCATGGAATTAAAAAGAATATGCCGAATAAATTAATGGATTTAAACCTTACTACGAAAACGAAATATAATTGAAACAGTATTTGATTATTTGAAAAATAAAATGAACCTTGAACACACCAGACATAGATCACCGATTAACGCCTTTGTACATATACTATCCACCTTTATATCTTATTGCTTGAAGAAAAATAAACCTTCAATAAATTACGATTTTGATCTTTCTCTAAACTATGCGCTTATCTCGAACTGAGGTATAACCTTTAGTTTGTTGATCTGATTCGGATATTTACTTTCTCGGCGCATTATTATCTCGTATTTATCAGCATAAGCTTTATCATCATATTTTGCTAAAGTTGCCATGCCTTTAGGGATAGCTTGGATTACTTTTCTAACTGTACAATAGTTAGCTGGCGTTATATTTTGCCCCGCACAATATTCATTAATCTTTCTAGTAATATTTGCAATGCTTATATTTTGCTTATGCAAAAATAGTCCTTCGATAATTCCTTTAGTTTTATTGGTAATTTTACAGTATGTTCCTAAATCGGAACAATGCTTCCTATCTAAATTTTGTAACCCATTCTTCTTGTATTGCGCTATCCATCTCTGTAATGTGCGTAGTGCTGCTTCACTATTAGTAGATATGCTAGATAAGCTACTTTCTTGTTCAAGATATGGCTTAATTATAAGGTATTTACTGAACACATTTTTGGTCATTAGTAAATTCTATTTGCCAATTATATAGTGTCTGCCTTGAAACTTTAGCCATTTTTGCTAGATAAGATACTGAATATTTACCACTCTTCAGCATTCTTACATATTCTTGCCTTATGCTTTTATCTACTGAATAAGTACGACCTTTATATTTACCGAGCTCTTTTGCCCTTTTTACCCCCTCGTAAATTCTTCTATTAATTAAGTTCCTTTCAAATTCTGCTATTGAGCCCATCATATTGAACATTAACATCCCAGTATTAGTACTTGTATCCATTTGCTCTTTTAAGCTTTGGAAATATATAGATCGTTCTTTTAAATCGCTAATTATGCCTATTAAATCTTTCAAGCTTCTACCTAACCTATCAACTGCTGTAATAACTAACGTTTCACCCATTTGAATCTCGCTTAATAGCTTCGTAAGCTCCGGTCTTTTGGAATTTACTCCACTGATAATCTCAGAATAGACTTCTGTACATCCGGCTGTTTTTAATGAAACTATCTGTAAATCTAACGATTCTCGTTGATGCTTAGTTGAAACTCTAGCGTACCCAATTTTCATTTTTAACATCCTAGTTTATTTTTGATTGGGGTGATTGTTAATCATTTTGGTATAAATGTCAAACATAATGCTTATATTTGACATTTATTTGCTTGACACTTATATTTTATAGTTTGCGGTTTTTTGAAAAGGTGCTTCAATACGGCATTTCCTTAGTGTTGAAAACTTGTACAGTTAGACAAAGCCTTTAATTAGACAGTTTTATTATACTAATAATAATTTAGCTATTAAATTAAAATTTAATAGCATCATAATTTTAGTATCTAATAATAAAATAGCTCTTTAAATTAGCTTGATAGTCAAAGTAATAAATACTATACTAAGTTAGTATGATACTAGTGTATGGTATTATGTAATAGATACAATTGAGACACAATTATGTTAGCTAAATCTAAAATAGTTAAAGGTGGTAAAATCTCTATTCCTGCCATTTACCGTAAATCTCTCAAGCTTAAAGAAGGCGATGAAATAGTTTTTAATCTGAGTAACAATGAACTTACCTTAATTCCTATTAAGACTAACCTGCAAAAAGTGCGTGAAATGATTAATCAGTATCATGATCCAAATATAAGTTTGGTCGATAAGTTAATTCTAGAGCGAAGAGCAGAGGCTAAAAATGAATAAAGTAATATTAGATTCTTCGGCTCTGGTTGCGTTAATTAAGAATGAAGAAGGTAGTTCTATAGTAGAAGAATTATTAGGTAGCATAGTAATGTCTAGCATAAATGTTTCGGAAGTAGCCTCTATTCTATTAGACTCCGAAATGAATGTAGAACAAGTAAGTAAAGCAATTGAGCCTTTTATCGATTCTATAATAGCTTTTGATTTTAAATATTCTATTCTTTGTGCCTCTTTAAAGAAATCAACAAAACATTTAGGTTTATCTATTGGCGACAGAGCTTGCATTAGCCTAGGTATAAAACTTGGGCTACCTATCTATACGGCAGATAAAATTTGGGCAGAGCTTAAACTAGAAAATGCCGACATTAGGTTAATTAGATAAATTATCACATTACATACTTATCTGAAATACATCCACTACTGCGCCATTTAATTCACAAATTCACATCCTAGCTGACAATAAATATTAGAATAACCCGAATTCGGTTTGAATATAGCTATTTAAAAGAAATCGCTAACATTAGAGGAGCAAAATAAGTCATGCTACTCTGCAAAGGTAATTGATAAAGGAGGGATAATAGCGATGAAATTAAGCCATAAGAAGATTGAGACTATAGGTGGAATATTAATGATCGCTGCTATGTGAGCAGCTTTAATCTTATCTAACACTACAAACGTGGTATGAAGTGTTAATAAATAGTCCGATCAAGCTTGGATTTTTTAATTTTACTTTAGAACAATCGTTAAAGGTTATAGTAAAAGATACTTTAATGGTAATATTTTTTGCTTCTTATATAGGGATGGAGCTACGCCATGAATTTCATGAAGGCTTTCTTTCAGATAAAAAGCAGGTAATATTACCTTTTATGGCAGCATTAGGGGGTATAGCAATGCCGGCCATAATTTATTTTCTTATTAATATTAATCACTCAGAAAATTATAGTGGGTTTGCTATACCTTGTGCTACTGATATCGCCTTCGCAATTTGTCTATTTAACTTACTAGGCAGGTCAATACCTTCTTCTATAAAAGTGTTTTTGTTATCTATAGCAATCTTTGACGATTTAGGCGCTATCATTATTATTGCGGTTTTTATACCTCTGGTTTTAAAATACTCTGGCTATGGATAAGCTTACCTTTGTTAATTTGCTTATGGACTTTCTATAAAAAGAAAGTTACGGTGAGCTACTTCTACATCCTGTTAGGTAGCGCCTTAGTTATTTGCTTTCATAACGCGGTGCTCTATTACAACTCTTGCAGGATTTCTAGTAGGTTCTTCTATACCGTTAAACAAGGCTTCTGGCACTCCTTACTTAAAGGAATTGATGAATAGTCTGCACCCTATAGTACAATTTGGTATTTTACCGATTTTCTCATTCACGTCTAGCGGTGTAGTATTTTCAAGTGACCAATTTGGAGAGATGTTTAATCCTATGTGATTGGGGTATTTTTAGGTTTATTCCTAGGGAAACAATTAGGTATTACGTTATCCTCTTATATAGCTATTAAACTAAAATGGGCAGCGCTTCCACCGGACAGTAGTTTTATTTTTATTTATATAGCTTCGGTTTTCGCCGGCATAGGCTTCACCATGAGCCTTTTTATTGGCTTTCTAGCTTTCCCTATATCAATCTTACAAAATTTAGTAAAGATGGGAGTAATAGCAGGGTCTCTTAGCTGTGTAGTAATGGCATAGATACTAACTCTAGAGATAAAGCATATACTAAAAATGAAAGTAGGATAATTATCTTAAGTTAAGTAAGCTTTTTTGATCCCTGCGGTGCCTAATGTTCTTTTGTAGAGATGAATCTAGCGTTCTAATGGCTATCAGCTATCAGCATTAGAATGAAAAAGTTAGCGCTCATCGCTGATGTCACTACCTCTGACCACAACATCAAAGTTATTGCTCTATCCCACTATATTTCAGCAAGGCATCTATTTTTGGCTTTCTTCTTCGAAATTCTACAAACAAATCGATAGGTTTGCGAGAGCCACCTTGCTCTAATATACTCTTTAGGAATAATTGACCCGTTTCTTTATTCCATATCCCGTCTTCTTCAAACTTACTAAACGCATCGCTAGATAGTACCTCAGCCCATTTATAGCTATAATAACCAGCAGCATAACCGCCAGCAAAAATATGCGAAAAACTGTTTTGGAAACGGTTATAACTAGGAGGTTGTAACACAGACACCTCGCCCCTAACATCATCTAGCACTTGCCCAACGCTTTTTTCTGAGTCCTTACTTTCATGCATGTGAATTCTAAAATCAAATAGAGCAAACTCTAGTTGTCTTAGCATTGTTATTGCGGAATTATAGTTCTTAACTGCAATCAATTTATCGAACTCACTTCTAGGTAAAGGCTTGCCAGTTTCAACATGCTCTGATATAGATTCAACAACCTCCCATACATAAGTCCAATTTTCCATAAATTGACTTGGTAACTCCACAGCGTCCCATGGCACATTTGTTCCTGCTACGCTAGGGTAATCAACTATTGTCAATGTATGGTGTAGCATGTGTCCAAATTCATGGAACAAAGTTTTTATATCGTTATGAGAAAGTAGAGCCGTCTTACTACCATTTGATGGAGAGAAATTGGTTACCAAAAAAGCTACAGGCGTTTGTACTAGACCACTACTATACTTCATTCTTGAGACAAGACCAGACTGCCAAGCACCGCTTTGCTTGAAATTTCTGGTATATAAATCAACGTAAAATTTACCTCTTAAATTCTGCTTATTGTCATAAATTTCAAATAGTCTGACAGATTCATTCCATTTACTGAAATCCTCTACTTCCTTGATGTTAATGTCGTATAAGCGATTCACCAAATCAAATAAACCTTTAAAAACCTTATCTTCTGGAAAATATGGTCTTAAATCTTCTTCAGAGAAGTTAAAATGTATTTTTTTATAACAGACTGAGTAATAATTATAATCCCAAGGTGAAAAATTAGTTATTCCGTCATGCTCTTGTGCAAACAGCTTAAGGCTTGCAATTTCTCTAATACCTTGAGGTTTTGAGCGATCAGCAAGATCTTTCAGGAAATCCATTACTTCTTTAGTCGTGTCAGCCATCTTAGGGGAGAGGGAATATTCAGCATAATTTTTATAGCCAATTAACTGAGCTTTCTCTTGCCGTAATGCTAAAATTCTATCTATTAAATCACTATTATCGAATTGCTTTGCTTCTGCTTCATGTGAAGCACGAGTATTATATGCACGGTAAAAGATCTTTCTTAAATCTCGATCTTTAGCATAGGACATAACTGCTTCATAGCATGGATAATCTAATGTCAGCACCCATCCATCTTTGCCATCTATTTTGGCTTTAGCAATAGCTGCCTCGATAATATGTTTCGGTAAACCATCAAGCAGAACTTTTTTTTCAGTAGTAATGTGATACGACCAACTTTGCGTAGCATCTATTACGTTTTTAGAGAAATTATTACTAAGTTCACTTAAAGCGCTGTTTATTTCTTTAAGACGAGCCTTCTTCTCGGTATTTAAATCTATACCCGCATCTTTGAAGTTTCTGATAGCATTATCTATGCTAGTTTTTTGTGCATCATTGTAAGAGCTAAATTCTGTGCTGTTTCTAAGATTTAGAAATAAGTCATATAATTCTTTGTTTTGGCTTAAGTCGGTATAAAAATCGGAGAGTTTTCGTAATATTACCTCATAGGCGTTTCTTATCTCGTCTATATTGTTTACAGCATTAAGATGGCTAATCACGTTTTTGGCAAAACCTAATCTTGCTCCTTCTTCATCTAACCTTTGTATAGTATTATTCCATACAGGCTTTGTTACCTTATTGACGCTGTTTAGCGTGTTTTTAAAAGATTTTATTAATTCATCGATAGCAGGATCAAAATGTTCTGGTTTGATTTCGTTGAAATCAGGTAGTTCACCGTGGGTTAATAAAGGATTCATATTAGGCTCTTTAGATTTTGCAAATGTGTCTAGGCTTAAAGTAAAAAAGAAAACAAGGATGGTTTTCAATATTTTCATAAGCTGTATCCGATAGTTAGTATCTTTATTACCAAGAATCAATTGAAAATACTATAAGTAATTTAGATTCTTACTATAGTAATTCAGAATGAAATCTATTGTTCAATAGCTATTGTACTCGGCTTTGTTGCATGAATGGAAATGAACCGGTAAGATAGCGCTCTTATCAAAATTATTTATAGAGATGCGCTTACCGAAGAAAAAACCATTTAGCAATCACGTAAACGTTCAAAATTCAAAATCATTAATTGGAGAGAATATAACAGCATTTTACGCAACAGAGGTCGTATAGACTTTATGATTGCTTGTGATTTAAGTAAAAATTGGTATGCCGAAAGTAGCTATGATAAAAGACGTGGGAGGCAGCTAATATATAGCGATCAAGCTATTCTTGTATGTCAACAAATTAGATATTTGTTTAATTTCAAACTAAAACAGTGCCAAGGATTTATTAATTGGCTATTCGAAATATCAAGATTATTAATTACTTGTCCAGATTATACAACATTAAGTAGACGTAGCAAAAGCTTAAATACGGAGTCTTTGCTTTGCAACGAAAATAAAGAGTTTGATCATGTATCTATTGATAGTACAGGGATCCAAGTCTATACCGGTAATGAATGGCTGGAGAATAAGCACGGAAAACGATACTCGCGCATGATATGGAAAAAGCTGCATATTTTGGTAGGAGATAACGGCAAGATAATTGCTAATTCTACTACCGATCACAATAAAGATGATAGATCTCAAGTTAAGCTGTTATTGAAAAACGACAAAGCAAAAGAAATCCTAGCCGATTCTGGATACGACGGTGAGAACATATATCAAGATATAAGAGCAAAGGGCATGAAGCCAACTAACTATTAGACCGCCAAATCATCTAGTTGCCAAGAAAGCAAAAACTGAGCGTCAGCATAGTGCTACGTATCAACAAACTAAAGGTTATCATGCATGAAGAAACAAGAATAAATATGGACGCAGGGAATTGGTAGAGAATACCTTTTTCAGATTTAATAATTCTTTTGGTAGTAAATTTTTGTCGAGAGATGACTATAACATGAAAAATGAAATAACGATCAAATGTCAACTTTTAAACAGAATGTTTGAGATCGGCAAACCAATTTCTGTGCGCGTTGTATAAACCCAAATTCTGGGGCAAGGGGTACTTATACCTAAAATCCGATTCATGCAACAAAGCCATAAATTATTAGTTATGACAGTAATTTCCCTGCTTCTTCTATTAATTGATCAGCTAATACGATAGTCATAATTGAGCTTTTGATAAGCTCTAGCGCAGCTTTAAAATTATTTGCATCATCTTCATAATTAGTATTTAGATAATCTCTTGCAGTGCTATCGTGGACTTGAGTAGAAATCATTAAAACAGATAAAGCATTTTTTAATCTTTCAATTTGCCCACCAATCATTGAGAGACCATTAATTACGAATTTATCAACACTATCATTTGCTTGATTAGGGTCGGCGATAATATTTTGAGCATTAGCCTGATTAATTGGAGTCAATATATCTGTAGGAGCACCCAAACCTGTTGTAAGCAGAGACAAATCAGGTGTCGTAATCCGAATAACATCATTCATTAATATGTTAACTCTAACATCCATTGGAGCAACACTGACTGACGTAAGGTCAGCAGCATCAAAGAGATTTCTGCCATCAAAAGTAGCAGTGATGAATTGGCGATTAAGATCAGTTATGCTCAGTAAATATAAATCATTTAAAGCTATCAAAGGTATAGGATTGTTCACGGTATTAGCTTGAGCAATAATATCTTGTATTTTTATAAGTAGTTGTTTACTTGATAATAATATGGATCGTGCTACCGTAAGCATATTAATGCCATAAGCAATATTTTTTCCTAAACTTTTAAGAATAGGTACATTATTTCGTAATTGTGAACCTACAATATAATCTACAATACTAGCCTTGCTTCTATCGCCAGTAGCCATACGCTCGCCACTATCACGTAATTTTATAGTAGCTATTTTAACTGCGTAACCAGAGTGGTTGTTAACTGGATTAATGAAACTGACCATCAAACGAACTATGTTTTTAGATAAATTTGTATTAATTTTATAATAATACAGCGATGTATTTAATAAATTGCTAGAAGCTAGACTAATTCATCACAAAAATATTAATTTTTAATTGTAGCTTAATTACTAGGATTAGTATAGCAACTAGTCGGATATAAGCCAAAATATTATCTATAATCAATCATTTTTAGCATATATTTATAGACTAAAAAAGCGTTTTGTTTCCTAGTTAGGTAAAATAATTAATAAGACAGCTCTGATAATACCTTAAGAATCAAGCGCTAAATTTGAACTAAACAACTAAGTTGAGTATTATTTTTAATTACTTCAAACATGAAATGCAGCAGCTTTATTGCATAAACCCAGATTATTGAGAAAGGGACGGTATAAAGAAAAAGTACTAATTAAATTTAAATCTCTCCACAAGGTTCAAAGAACATTATCATTGATGAATAAGATGAGAAATATATTTGCTATATGCGGACGATATACAAAAATGCTAAAGATATAGAGAGCTGCATTTTTATTGCTAAATCAATTGAGATGAAGCTCTACAAGGCTTCTTGCTGCCTAAAATCCCAGAATGTTGTCTTTTATAGCTTGATACACTTAACTTGAAGGCGCCCTATACGCTTATCGTTTCATCAGTAATCTGCACAATATACGGCACATGATCCGATGGTAGTTGCCAATTTCTTGCATCGACAACTGCTTCTATCGCTATTAATCTGCTCTGGAGATTTTTACTTACCCAAATATGATCAAGTCTGCGTCCACGATTGGATTTTTGCCAGTCGATATTTCTATAACTCCACCAAGTATAAAATTTTTCATGTGCTGGAATAAAATACCTAGCACTGTCAATCAACCCTAAAGAATTTTGTAAATTAATTAAGGCAGCGCGCTCTACTCCAGTATGACTAACCACCTTGGATAATTGTTTGCTAGACCATACATCATGCTCTAATGGTGCAATATTTAAATCACCTGCCAAAATAATTTTACTCTCTTGATTACGATTAGCTTTAAACCATTCCTGAATCAATTGCACATATTCTAACTTATGTCTAAACTTAGGATTTTCGTTAATATCAGGGATATCACCACCAGCTGGAATATAAAAATTATGAATCTCAAGATCACCAATTTTTACTGCTACGTGTCTTTTATCGTCATTATATAACTTAATAGAGAAACTTGCATCAATAGGTAGCTTTGATATGATAGCTACACCATTATATGATTTTTGTCCTTGATAGTAAAGGTGACGGTAACCTATCTCATGCAGTGCATCAGCAGGAAATAAGTCATTAATAACTTTAGTCTCCTGCAGTAAGACAATATCAGGATTATGGGTCATTAATAATTGCTCAAGCAAAACTATTCTTAAACGAATAGAATTAATATTCCAAGTTACTATTTTCATTAATGGTATTTATTTATGTAGCTGATCCAATGCTGTCGTTACTGCTTGTTTTATTAAACGTAATATTTTAGCTTCAGGACTAGTATTTTTTGCTGCCCATTTTTTGATCCATGGCTCAGCAAGTTGCCACATATTAATTTCAGGATCTAAGCTATGGCCTATTCCTTCCACTACTACCATCGTCTTTTGTAATAATAAAAGCTGAGGTTGAGTTTCCATACCAAAATCTTCGGTAATTTTGAATAACTGTGCTAATAACTTGCCTATAGAAATTTCCTTAATTGGCAAGCCAATAATCGGCTCAGAAACAGCCCGACAACTCTGAGCAAATAATTCAACATTACAATGCGAAGGAATATAACCAGCTCTTAAATGAATTTTGGCGACTGTTTTATAATCACGTTGTAAAAAAGCAAATAAAATCTCAGCAATAGCAAGACGATCTTTCTCTGGCAACCTACCCATAATACCGAAATCTAATAATCCGATACTGCCATCTGCTCTTACTAAAATATTACCAGGATGCAAATCAGCATGAAAGAATCCATCTCTATAAGCCTGATTAAAAAATAATACTGCAATTTTTCTGGAAATAAGGTCTGGCTCTAACCCATCAGCAATCAATTGCTCCATGTCATATATAGATATACCCTCTATCCATTCGGTTACCATAACTTGTTGTGCAGTCATTGCCCAGTAAATTTTTGGTATATATACATCTAAATCATTTTTAAAATTGTCTGACATTTCTGAAGCAGCAGCTGCTTCCAATCTTAAATCCAGCTCTGATAACATGCTGGATTTA
It encodes the following:
- the hemW gene encoding radical SAM family heme chaperone HemW, with translation MSNNISIYVHWPFCLAKCPYCDFNSHVAETINHDVWLKSYLQELDYFSSIFGGKYIKSIFFGGGTPSLMEPRVVQGIIEKISSLAIINNNTEITLEANPTSFEINKFKEFKTSGINRVSIGVQALKNKDLFKLGRQHDAGAARQAIIQANNIFDKVSFDLIYARSGQTLKEWQMELMEACELASGHISLYQLTVEKGTAFYKLFHDGKLSLPNNDLAAQMYEWTTEYLATQGYTRYEISNYAKDSYECVHNLTYWNYQSYLGIGPGAHSRIISKNSVCSIMMYHNPAKWLSAVLKSEAGIQSSANLSAIEAITECVMMGLRLKEGINIKNLWWLSDCVEMKDVINLDMVKYYYNLGLLIYSDKYIYFTNKGLMLHNYLVPRLLVSEYKLIS
- a CDS encoding type II toxin-antitoxin system VapC family toxin, with protein sequence MNKVILDSSALVALIKNEEGSSIVEELLGSIVMSSINVSEVASILLDSEMNVEQVSKAIEPFIDSIIAFDFKYSILCASLKKSTKHLGLSIGDRACISLGIKLGLPIYTADKIWAELKLENADIRLIR
- a CDS encoding Na+/H+ antiporter NhaA, with the translated sequence MIGVFLGLFLGKQLGITLSSYIAIKLKWAALPPDSSFIFIYIASVFAGIGFTMSLFIGFLAFPISILQNLVKMGVIAGSLSCVVMA
- the xth gene encoding exodeoxyribonuclease III, producing the protein MKIVTWNINSIRLRIVLLEQLLMTHNPDIVLLQETKVINDLFPADALHEIGYRHLYYQGQKSYNGVAIISKLPIDASFSIKLYNDDKRHVAVKIGDLEIHNFYIPAGGDIPDINENPKFRHKLEYVQLIQEWFKANRNQESKIILAGDLNIAPLEHDVWSSKQLSKVVSHTGVERAALINLQNSLGLIDSARYFIPAHEKFYTWWSYRNIDWQKSNRGRRLDHIWVSKNLQSRLIAIEAVVDARNWQLPSDHVPYIVQITDETISV
- a CDS encoding recombinase family protein, which encodes MKIGYARVSTKHQRESLDLQIVSLKTAGCTEVYSEIISGVNSKRPELTKLLSEIQMGETLVITAVDRLGRSLKDLIGIISDLKERSIYFQSLKEQMDTSTNTGMLMFNMMGSIAEFERNLINRRIYEGVKRAKELGKYKGRTYSVDKSIRQEYVRMLKSGKYSVSYLAKMAKVSRQTLYNWQIEFTNDQKCVQ
- a CDS encoding AbrB/MazE/SpoVT family DNA-binding domain-containing protein, with translation MLAKSKIVKGGKISIPAIYRKSLKLKEGDEIVFNLSNNELTLIPIKTNLQKVREMINQYHDPNISLVDKLILERRAEAKNE
- a CDS encoding M3 family metallopeptidase; this translates as MNPLLTHGELPDFNEIKPEHFDPAIDELIKSFKNTLNSVNKVTKPVWNNTIQRLDEEGARLGFAKNVISHLNAVNNIDEIRNAYEVILRKLSDFYTDLSQNKELYDLFLNLRNSTEFSSYNDAQKTSIDNAIRNFKDAGIDLNTEKKARLKEINSALSELSNNFSKNVIDATQSWSYHITTEKKVLLDGLPKHIIEAAIAKAKIDGKDGWVLTLDYPCYEAVMSYAKDRDLRKIFYRAYNTRASHEAEAKQFDNSDLIDRILALRQEKAQLIGYKNYAEYSLSPKMADTTKEVMDFLKDLADRSKPQGIREIASLKLFAQEHDGITNFSPWDYNYYSVCYKKIHFNFSEEDLRPYFPEDKVFKGLFDLVNRLYDINIKEVEDFSKWNESVRLFEIYDNKQNLRGKFYVDLYTRNFKQSGAWQSGLVSRMKYSSGLVQTPVAFLVTNFSPSNGSKTALLSHNDIKTLFHEFGHMLHHTLTIVDYPSVAGTNVPWDAVELPSQFMENWTYVWEVVESISEHVETGKPLPRSEFDKLIAVKNYNSAITMLRQLEFALFDFRIHMHESKDSEKSVGQVLDDVRGEVSVLQPPSYNRFQNSFSHIFAGGYAAGYYSYKWAEVLSSDAFSKFEEDGIWNKETGQLFLKSILEQGGSRKPIDLFVEFRRRKPKIDALLKYSGIEQ
- a CDS encoding IS5 family transposase produces the protein MIACDLSKNWYAESSYDKRRGRQLIYSDQAILVCQQIRYLFNFKLKQCQGFINWLFEISRLLITCPDYTTLSRRSKSLNTESLLCNENKEFDHVSIDSTGIQVYTGNEWLENKHGKRYSRMIWKKLHILVGDNGKIIANSTTDHNKDDRSQVKLLLKNDKAKEILADSGYDGENIYQDIRAKGMKPTNY